A single genomic interval of Trichosurus vulpecula isolate mTriVul1 chromosome 6, mTriVul1.pri, whole genome shotgun sequence harbors:
- the NPFFR2 gene encoding neuropeptide FF receptor 2 gives MNKGLDSNFSEPSPQTWSVNDTKEEQYLDINITYVDYYLHQPQVAAVFIISYFLIFVLCIVGNTVVCFIVARNKHMHTVTNFFILNLAISDLLIGIFCMPTTLLDNIIAGWPFGSAVCKISGMVQGMSVASSVFTLVAIAGDRFRCIVYPFKPKLTMQAALGIIVIIWALAITIISPSAVMLHVQEEKYYRARLSSPNETSPLYWCREDWPNQEMRKIYTTVLFANIYLVPLLIIIFMYGRIGISLSRTTRPLSVKQTQEKSHMVSRKKRRVIKMLLIVALLFMLSWLPLWTLMMLSDYSNLSAYHLQVINIYVYPFAHWLAFCNSSVNPIIYGFFNKKFRGGFQDALQVQICHRRVEEDYPQRAKNNVVRTMSTQLAQDPSFQNPLGKEAALWRTSNPQPKTKQELTMEDLGNASNKKNTMKEFA, from the exons ATGAATAAAGGATTGGACTCCAATTTTTCTGAACCTAGTCCTCAGACCTGGAGTGTCAATGATACCAAGGAGGAGCAGTACCTGGACATTAACATAACCTATGTAGATTACTACCTCCACCAGCCTCAGGTGGCGGCTgtcttcatcatttcctactttctcatctttgttCTATGCATAGTGGGGAATACAGTGGTTTGCTTCATCGTGGCACGgaacaaacacatgcacacagtgACTAACTTCTTCATCTTGAACTTGGCCATCAGCGACTTGCTGATAGGGATATTTTGCATGCCTACAACCCTCCTGGATAATATCATAGCAG GATGGCCATTTGGAAGCGCAGTTTGCAAGATCAGTGGAATGGTCCAGGGCATGTCAGTGGCCTCTTCAGTCTTCACTTTGGTGGCCATAGCAGGGGATAG GTTTCGATGCATTGTGTACCCATTCAAGCCAAAGCTCACCATGCAGGCAGCATTAGGAATCATTGTGATCATCTGGGCCTTGGCCATCACTATCATCTCTCCATCTGCAGTCATGCTACACgtacaagaagaaaaatattatcGAGCAAGGCTCAGTTCCCCAAATGAAACCAGCCCTCTCTACTGGTGCCGGGAGGACTGGCCAAACCAGGAAATGAGGAAAATCTACACCACTGTGTTATTTGCCAACATCTACCTGGTCCCTCTGctcatcatcatctttatgtATGGCAGAATTGGGATTTCACTCTCTCGGACAACAAGGCCTTTAAGCGTCAAGCAGACCCAGGAGAAGAGTCATATGGTATCTAGGAAGAAACGGAGGGTCATCAAGATGCTTCTGATTGTAGCTTTGCTCTTTATGTTATCCTGGCTGCCCCTCTGGACTTTGATGATGCTCTCTGACTACAGCAACCTCTCTGCATACCACCTGCAGGTCATCAACATTTATGTCTATCCTTTTGCACATTGGCTGGCTTTCTGCAACAGCAGTGTGAACCCTATCATCTATGGTTTTTTCAATAAGAAATTCAGAGGTGGTTTCCAGGATGCTCTTCAGGTCCAGATCTGCCACAGGAGGGTGGAGGAAGACTATCCACAAAGGGCTAAGAATAATGTTGTCAGAACCATGTCTACCCAGCTGGCACAGGACCCTTCATTTCAGAACCCCTTGGGAAAAGAAGCTGCTTTGTGGAGGACCTCAAATCCCCAGCCCAAGACCAAGCAGGAATTGACTATGGAAGACCTGGGAAATGCCTCCAACAAAAAGAACACTATGAAAGAATTTGCATAA